The following proteins are co-located in the Streptomyces sp. DT2A-34 genome:
- a CDS encoding FKBP-type peptidyl-prolyl cis-trans isomerase, with translation MRRRSLLIAVPAGLVTLAGCGDEDGADSAEGNASASPSTPEASAAPSPKIVEGPLPAITAGTKFGEKPTVAKGSGDPSKDLAVKTVIAGGGKVVAEKDYIQAHYLGQIWNTGKVFANSYDAKTAALVPLAQGQIYEGWRYGLAGKKVGSRVEMAVPPAWGYGKEGNEQAGVKGTDTLVFVLDIQDTFNTKSSAKGTEVAQDNIDLPKAGANTDGKAPSIEIPKTDPPKKLVANYVIEGDGDEVGADNTVLVQYKGVQWATGKEFDSTYANKQLVSFSLQQVVKGWSQGLTGKKVGSRVLIVIPPDLGYGDNPPQGSGIAKGATLVFTVDILAKM, from the coding sequence GTGCGCCGACGCTCACTTCTCATCGCCGTACCCGCAGGACTGGTCACGCTCGCCGGATGTGGCGACGAGGACGGGGCCGACTCGGCCGAGGGGAACGCCAGCGCGTCGCCCTCGACTCCTGAGGCGTCGGCCGCTCCGTCGCCGAAGATCGTGGAGGGTCCGCTGCCGGCGATCACCGCGGGCACGAAGTTCGGTGAGAAGCCGACGGTCGCCAAGGGCAGCGGCGATCCGTCGAAGGATCTCGCGGTGAAGACGGTCATCGCGGGCGGCGGCAAGGTGGTGGCCGAGAAGGACTACATCCAGGCCCACTACCTCGGCCAGATCTGGAACACCGGGAAGGTCTTCGCCAACTCCTACGACGCCAAGACGGCGGCGCTCGTCCCGCTCGCCCAGGGTCAGATCTACGAAGGCTGGCGGTACGGGCTGGCCGGTAAGAAGGTCGGCAGCCGTGTCGAGATGGCCGTCCCTCCGGCGTGGGGCTACGGCAAGGAGGGCAACGAGCAGGCCGGGGTCAAGGGCACCGACACGCTGGTGTTCGTCCTCGACATCCAGGACACGTTCAACACCAAGAGCTCCGCCAAGGGCACCGAGGTCGCCCAGGACAACATCGACCTGCCCAAGGCCGGCGCCAACACCGACGGCAAGGCGCCGTCCATCGAGATCCCCAAGACGGACCCGCCGAAGAAGCTGGTCGCCAACTACGTGATCGAGGGCGACGGCGACGAGGTCGGTGCGGACAACACGGTGCTGGTGCAGTACAAGGGCGTGCAGTGGGCCACCGGCAAGGAGTTCGACTCGACGTATGCCAACAAGCAGCTCGTGTCGTTCTCGCTGCAGCAGGTCGTCAAGGGCTGGTCGCAGGGGCTGACCGGCAAGAAGGTGGGCAGCCGGGTGCTGATCGTCATCCCGCCGGACCTGGGCTACGGCGACAACCCGCCGCAGGGCAGCGGTATCGCCAAGGGGGCCACGCTGGTGTTCACGGTGGACATCCTGGCGAAGATGTGA
- a CDS encoding FKBP-type peptidyl-prolyl cis-trans isomerase, producing the protein MSIDKPEIDFPGGEPPADLEIKDIWEGDGAVAQAGQTVTVHYVGVAFSTGEEFDASWNRGTPFRFPLGGGRVIKGWDQGVQGMKVGGRRQLTIPAHLAYGNQSPTPAIKPGETLIFVVDLLGV; encoded by the coding sequence GTGAGCATCGACAAGCCCGAGATCGACTTCCCGGGCGGCGAGCCCCCGGCGGACCTCGAGATCAAGGACATCTGGGAGGGCGACGGCGCGGTTGCGCAGGCGGGCCAGACCGTCACCGTCCACTACGTGGGTGTCGCTTTCAGCACGGGCGAGGAGTTCGACGCCAGCTGGAACCGCGGCACGCCGTTCCGCTTCCCGCTGGGTGGCGGCCGCGTCATCAAGGGCTGGGACCAGGGGGTGCAGGGCATGAAGGTCGGCGGCCGCCGCCAGCTGACCATCCCGGCCCACCTCGCCTACGGCAACCAGAGCCCCACCCCGGCGATCAAGCCCGGCGAGACCCTGATCTTCGTGGTCGACCTGCTCGGTGTCTGA
- a CDS encoding YafY family protein: protein MAIAKAERLMNLALCLLGTRRPLSKRELRESIEAYLEAGSDDSFNRMFERDKDDLRELGLVIETVENLDGEVGYLARRDSNRLPPITLDAEEAAALGLAAKVWQQARLAGAASGALQKLRAAGMPEDVDPYEAHGALEPRIPVHEAAFEPLMLACRDRRPVVFEYRKATAARPEPRHVEPWALECWRGHWYLAGWDRDRGAERVFRLSRITGKVRSRAGRFTAEVPDVVTVRETVASWAGETADRSALIRLRTGAGYPLRAKATSVRELGDGWDELEIPYGHGLDAWLVEFGPDVVVLEPAELRADVVDRLRAVAKG, encoded by the coding sequence ATGGCCATTGCCAAGGCCGAGCGGCTCATGAACCTGGCGCTGTGTCTGCTCGGGACGCGGCGGCCGCTGAGCAAGCGCGAGCTGCGTGAGTCCATCGAGGCCTATCTGGAAGCCGGCTCCGACGACTCCTTCAACCGGATGTTCGAGCGCGACAAGGACGACCTGCGCGAACTCGGCCTGGTCATCGAGACCGTGGAGAACCTCGACGGCGAGGTCGGCTATCTGGCCCGCCGCGACAGCAACCGTCTGCCGCCCATCACCCTGGACGCCGAGGAGGCCGCCGCCCTGGGCCTGGCGGCCAAGGTGTGGCAGCAGGCCCGGCTCGCGGGCGCGGCCAGCGGCGCCCTGCAGAAGCTGCGCGCGGCCGGGATGCCGGAGGACGTCGACCCGTACGAGGCGCACGGCGCCCTGGAGCCCCGTATTCCGGTGCATGAGGCGGCCTTCGAGCCGCTGATGCTGGCGTGCCGTGATCGTCGCCCGGTCGTCTTCGAGTACCGCAAGGCCACCGCCGCCCGCCCCGAACCCCGGCATGTCGAGCCGTGGGCGCTGGAGTGCTGGCGCGGTCACTGGTATCTCGCGGGCTGGGACCGTGACCGCGGTGCCGAGCGGGTCTTCCGGCTGTCCCGGATCACCGGCAAGGTGCGCAGCCGCGCCGGCCGTTTCACGGCCGAGGTCCCGGATGTCGTCACGGTGCGGGAGACCGTGGCGAGCTGGGCGGGGGAGACCGCCGACCGCTCCGCGTTGATCCGGCTGCGTACGGGCGCCGGGTACCCCCTTCGGGCGAAGGCCACCTCGGTGCGGGAACTCGGGGACGGCTGGGACGAGTTGGAGATTCCGTACGGCCACGGCCTGGATGCCTGGCTGGTGGAGTTCGGGCCGGACGTGGTGGTCCTGGAGCCGGCCGAGCTGCGGGCCGACGTGGTGGACCGGCTGCGTGCCGTGGCCAAGGGCTGA
- a CDS encoding YafY family protein, producing MAGKPVRPVNAIDQTRRMLSLVTYLRERPGARVEDVARAFGISEDELVSDLDVLPMCGTSFRGGDLLDIDTDGERIWWHNPDDVAEPLRIAADEATALLVAARAVSTLPGLRESDRQALLRATAKVEAASGEAAGASSRLSVTFESEGGVFADVDRAISERRRLWIRYYSPARDEVTEREIDPIRLVSVGHTYVEAWCRRSEARRTFRLDRVAEIKILDEPSAPPEIELRDLSEGLVQPAAEDPEVVVEVGPGGRWVAEYYPHDSADELADGGLRITLRTPDPTSLRRLALRLGRDGRIVSPPELADSARQAASEALAAYDGVEVQESHGARAVQERQDDRQERGL from the coding sequence GTGGCAGGCAAACCGGTACGGCCCGTCAACGCCATCGACCAGACCCGGCGGATGCTCTCGCTGGTGACGTATCTGAGGGAGCGCCCCGGCGCCCGTGTCGAGGACGTCGCGCGCGCCTTCGGCATCTCCGAGGACGAGCTGGTCTCCGACCTGGATGTGCTGCCCATGTGCGGCACCAGCTTCCGCGGCGGTGACCTGCTCGACATCGACACCGACGGCGAGCGCATCTGGTGGCACAACCCCGACGACGTCGCCGAGCCGCTGCGGATCGCCGCCGACGAGGCGACCGCGCTGCTGGTGGCCGCCCGGGCCGTGTCCACGCTGCCGGGGCTGCGCGAGAGCGACCGGCAGGCGCTGCTGCGGGCGACCGCCAAGGTGGAGGCCGCGTCCGGGGAGGCGGCCGGTGCCAGCTCGCGGCTGTCGGTGACCTTCGAGTCCGAGGGCGGTGTCTTCGCCGACGTCGACCGTGCGATCTCCGAGCGGCGCCGGCTGTGGATCCGCTACTACTCGCCGGCCCGCGACGAGGTCACCGAGCGCGAGATCGACCCGATCCGCCTGGTCAGCGTCGGTCACACCTACGTCGAGGCCTGGTGCCGTCGCTCCGAGGCGCGGCGCACCTTCCGGCTCGACCGGGTCGCCGAGATCAAGATCCTGGACGAGCCGTCGGCGCCGCCGGAGATCGAACTGCGTGACCTGTCGGAGGGGCTGGTGCAGCCCGCCGCGGAGGATCCGGAGGTCGTCGTCGAGGTCGGCCCGGGCGGACGCTGGGTCGCCGAGTACTACCCCCACGACAGCGCGGATGAGCTTGCGGACGGCGGTCTGCGTATCACCCTGCGCACCCCGGACCCGACGTCGCTGCGGCGCCTGGCGCTACGGCTCGGGCGTGACGGCCGTATCGTCTCGCCGCCCGAGCTGGCCGACAGCGCCCGGCAGGCGGCCAGCGAGGCGCTGGCGGCGTACGACGGGGTCGAGGTGCAGGAGTCCCACGGGGCGCGTGCGGTTCAGGAGCGGCAGGACGACAGGCAGGAGCGAGGGCTTTGA
- a CDS encoding transposase codes for MQAAQTRKFRGKNRAPKWKKPNDGQVSVIVLPLTVTDPADLARVENLFGAMWSLKRAVQRDARAKVDAYWAAFHKRNEQGAKAVRQRLGLSREALERSAYKHLEDSGHLKHHASKALAMHMADEVWNGVQRHLFPDATGHHSGRPKTGRWHDFTRIPGRARSHTTENKWETFRLVGTLRGHVMAYTDGGQHALMQPRTMPKPTLPDGKVPTGKLTAAGKPGKRRANWWDHTGPLAVVFAGGPEGERGDLVLPVRIPQGDGQWERVQHFLDNPLGWHKVDLVRRRKASAPGGWVYEAHLMILGPGYSSPAVRQMRDEAAQLDRIGGMDGNVSNLSIVSFPASLDGGNPVSTEITLTEEERARLEKAAKKRRGRARALERSRRATNCAQYGLSKKQARRAERRAAKGLKPKAVAVPGGARDARSDGVPKQAFRRDRLSANYRTQRSRQAEHAASLAEHRRHRARLVAREIIAAHGPVLVVEDCDIRTWYRLWGKRLSQTTPGMLISALKVECEAAGGRLVRASTWSTALSQHCLCGERVRKTLRDREHKCLACGLVGKRDLVSAALATFVHFEDVGDPKTAYLDTTLSRHAQITYSEALEEALRESTTPSPKPPRWSGRVAVPRQRRETSAPRTAGQRNRATPDESRPRGHAGKPGPRTACSPQLTLW; via the coding sequence ATGCAGGCTGCCCAGACTCGGAAGTTCCGGGGCAAGAACAGGGCCCCGAAGTGGAAGAAGCCCAACGACGGGCAGGTCTCCGTGATCGTGCTGCCGCTCACCGTCACCGACCCCGCCGACCTTGCCCGCGTGGAGAACCTGTTCGGGGCGATGTGGTCGCTCAAGCGGGCCGTCCAGCGTGACGCCCGCGCCAAGGTCGACGCGTACTGGGCCGCCTTCCATAAGCGGAACGAGCAGGGCGCGAAGGCCGTACGGCAGCGCCTCGGCCTCTCCCGTGAAGCGCTGGAGCGCAGCGCGTACAAGCACCTCGAAGACTCGGGGCACTTGAAGCACCACGCCTCGAAAGCTCTGGCCATGCACATGGCTGACGAGGTGTGGAACGGCGTGCAGCGCCACCTGTTCCCCGATGCCACCGGCCATCACTCCGGCCGCCCCAAGACCGGCCGCTGGCACGACTTCACCCGCATCCCCGGCCGCGCCCGCTCCCACACCACCGAGAACAAGTGGGAGACCTTCCGCCTGGTCGGCACCCTCCGCGGCCACGTCATGGCCTACACCGACGGCGGGCAGCACGCGCTGATGCAGCCACGGACGATGCCGAAGCCGACCCTGCCGGACGGCAAGGTGCCCACGGGCAAGCTCACCGCCGCCGGGAAACCGGGCAAGCGCCGGGCGAACTGGTGGGACCACACCGGCCCGCTCGCCGTGGTGTTCGCGGGCGGTCCCGAGGGCGAGCGCGGTGACCTCGTTCTCCCCGTTCGCATCCCCCAGGGCGACGGGCAGTGGGAGCGCGTACAGCACTTCCTCGACAATCCGCTGGGCTGGCACAAGGTGGACCTCGTACGCCGCCGTAAGGCGTCCGCGCCGGGTGGCTGGGTATACGAGGCGCACCTGATGATCCTCGGGCCTGGGTACTCCTCCCCGGCCGTACGACAGATGCGCGATGAGGCCGCCCAGCTCGACCGCATCGGCGGCATGGACGGCAACGTCTCCAACCTCTCCATCGTGTCCTTCCCCGCGTCGCTGGACGGCGGCAACCCCGTCTCCACCGAGATCACGCTGACCGAGGAGGAGCGCGCCCGGCTGGAGAAGGCCGCGAAGAAGCGGCGGGGCCGCGCCAGGGCACTGGAGCGCTCCCGCCGAGCGACCAACTGTGCCCAGTACGGGCTGTCGAAGAAGCAGGCCCGCAGGGCGGAGCGCAGGGCCGCCAAAGGGCTCAAGCCCAAGGCTGTGGCCGTGCCCGGCGGTGCCCGTGACGCACGGTCCGATGGTGTGCCGAAGCAGGCGTTCCGCCGTGACCGGCTCTCCGCCAACTACCGCACCCAGCGCTCCCGCCAGGCCGAGCACGCCGCCTCGCTCGCCGAGCACCGCAGGCACCGTGCCCGCCTGGTGGCGCGGGAGATCATCGCCGCCCACGGACCCGTGCTCGTGGTCGAGGACTGCGACATCCGCACCTGGTACCGGCTGTGGGGTAAGCGCCTCTCGCAGACCACACCCGGCATGCTGATCTCCGCCCTCAAGGTCGAGTGCGAAGCCGCCGGGGGCAGGCTCGTACGGGCCTCCACCTGGTCAACGGCCCTGTCTCAGCACTGCCTGTGCGGCGAGCGCGTACGCAAGACCCTCCGCGACCGTGAGCACAAGTGCCTTGCGTGCGGCCTCGTTGGCAAGCGCGACCTCGTGTCCGCCGCCCTGGCCACGTTCGTCCACTTCGAAGACGTGGGCGACCCCAAGACCGCGTACCTGGACACCACGTTGTCCCGGCACGCACAGATCACCTATTCAGAAGCGCTGGAAGAAGCGCTGAGGGAGTCAACCACACCGAGCCCGAAACCGCCCCGGTGGTCGGGTCGCGTGGCAGTCCCACGGCAACGTCGTGAGACCTCTGCTCCCCGAACCGCCGGACAGCGGAACCGAGCAACCCCGGATGAGTCACGACCTCGTGGCCACGCCGGAAAGCCCGGTCCCCGCACGGCGTGCAGTCCACAGCTCACCCTCTGGTGA
- a CDS encoding AlpA family transcriptional regulator, with the protein MAIKIPGFEDAKQAAARLKVTVQHVYNLNSSRDDFPSPVYVGRTPLWPVDRLDAWRAAHPKRGD; encoded by the coding sequence ATGGCCATTAAGATTCCTGGTTTCGAAGACGCTAAGCAGGCAGCGGCGCGGCTCAAGGTGACCGTCCAACACGTCTACAACCTCAACTCCAGCCGCGACGACTTCCCCTCGCCCGTCTACGTCGGCCGCACACCGCTGTGGCCGGTTGACCGGCTGGACGCCTGGCGGGCAGCGCACCCAAAGCGCGGAGATTAG
- a CDS encoding transposase family protein, with amino-acid sequence MSRINVTSLRPRSPLHWTGLPIKAFLVLVARVAALLPSETRRWRPWTLLLDNRVLAAAMAWRTNLTHRQLADFFGVGVATVHRILDRLTPLVAGLLEPPAAPARTCGSWIARSSPSRTRSRSAPRTTGDR; translated from the coding sequence GTGTCGAGGATCAATGTCACCAGCCTGCGGCCCCGCTCACCGCTGCACTGGACCGGGCTCCCCATCAAGGCGTTCCTCGTCCTGGTCGCCCGCGTCGCCGCCCTACTTCCATCCGAGACCCGGCGCTGGCGGCCATGGACGCTCCTACTGGACAATCGCGTCCTGGCGGCCGCCATGGCATGGCGCACCAACCTGACCCACCGCCAACTCGCCGACTTCTTCGGTGTCGGCGTGGCCACCGTGCACCGCATCCTCGACCGGCTCACCCCGCTGGTCGCCGGGCTCCTCGAACCGCCCGCGGCTCCTGCTCGGACCTGCGGGTCGTGGATAGCACGCTCGTCCCCGTCGAGGACCAGAAGCAGAAGTGCTCCAAGAACTACCGGCGATCGGTGA
- a CDS encoding transposase: MDSTLVPVEDQKQKCSKNYRRSVNVRFTFRARDRRVVAVGDAWTGNCNDIVVFRETMADQLAGHCLTIGDGAYRSHSAVITSKTKSKPFAKRRARAEHGIARLKDFEALRRHRRRGGTINDATRAVAMLHNLNIDYA, from the coding sequence GTGGATAGCACGCTCGTCCCCGTCGAGGACCAGAAGCAGAAGTGCTCCAAGAACTACCGGCGATCGGTGAACGTACGGTTCACCTTCCGCGCCCGAGACCGGCGCGTAGTCGCCGTGGGTGACGCCTGGACCGGCAACTGCAACGACATCGTTGTCTTCCGCGAAACCATGGCCGACCAGCTCGCCGGACACTGCCTGACCATCGGCGACGGCGCGTACCGCAGCCACTCCGCCGTCATCACCAGCAAGACCAAGAGCAAGCCGTTCGCCAAACGCCGGGCACGGGCCGAACACGGCATCGCCCGCCTCAAGGACTTCGAAGCCCTCCGCCGACACCGCCGACGCGGCGGCACGATCAACGACGCCACCCGCGCCGTCGCCATGCTCCACAACCTCAACATTGACTATGCGTAA
- the tatA gene encoding Sec-independent protein translocase subunit TatA, with amino-acid sequence MGRLGPTEIILILVVIILLFGAKKLPDMARSLGKSARILKSEAKAMKDEGKSPAPADPPNNNNDEQPPAQRVIQAAPGDVTSSRPVSEPTDTTKR; translated from the coding sequence ATGGGTAGGCTCGGCCCCACCGAGATCATTCTGATCCTCGTCGTCATCATCCTGCTGTTCGGCGCCAAGAAGCTCCCGGACATGGCTCGTTCCCTCGGCAAGTCGGCGCGCATCCTCAAGAGCGAGGCCAAGGCGATGAAGGACGAGGGCAAGTCCCCCGCCCCGGCCGACCCGCCGAACAACAACAACGACGAGCAGCCCCCGGCTCAGCGCGTCATCCAGGCCGCCCCCGGCGACGTGACGAGCTCGCGCCCGGTCAGCGAGCCGACGGACACCACGAAGCGTTGA
- the tatC gene encoding twin-arginine translocase subunit TatC yields MLKSARKKEMDPEGRMPLAEHLRELRNRLVKSLLAILVTTIVAALFYKNIIQFFTDPILQAVGCDYSFAELAKNTSENKCARIVQNGLLSPFTLALTVSLSSGVVLAAPVWLYQLWGFVAPGLHRHEKKYSLAFVGAGFPLFIMGAYFAYWSLPKMASVMLEFSIIGSDNQLPLDDLLQLIMRMIVVFGLSFELPLLLVMLNFGGVLSGKKMAGWWRGMIMGITVFAAVATPSTDPISMLALAGPIWILYFAATAIALANDKRRARREAEGPADDEASDLDLTPEDIGEIETVSASRALPEQASTDRVNGYDDVT; encoded by the coding sequence TTGCTTAAGTCTGCCCGCAAGAAGGAGATGGATCCCGAGGGGCGGATGCCCCTCGCGGAGCACCTGCGTGAGCTCCGTAACCGGCTGGTCAAGAGCCTGTTGGCGATCCTCGTCACGACCATCGTGGCGGCCCTCTTCTACAAGAACATCATCCAGTTCTTCACGGATCCCATCCTCCAGGCGGTGGGATGCGACTACAGCTTCGCCGAGCTGGCCAAGAACACGAGTGAGAACAAGTGCGCGCGCATCGTGCAGAACGGTCTGCTGAGTCCGTTCACGCTCGCTCTCACGGTCTCCCTGTCGTCGGGAGTGGTGCTGGCCGCCCCGGTGTGGCTCTACCAGCTCTGGGGATTCGTCGCGCCCGGCCTCCACCGGCACGAGAAGAAGTACAGCCTCGCCTTCGTGGGCGCGGGTTTCCCGCTGTTCATCATGGGCGCCTACTTCGCGTACTGGTCGCTGCCCAAGATGGCGTCGGTGATGCTCGAGTTCTCGATCATCGGTAGCGACAACCAGCTGCCCCTCGACGATCTCCTGCAGCTGATCATGCGGATGATCGTCGTCTTCGGCCTCTCCTTCGAGCTTCCGCTGCTGCTGGTGATGCTGAACTTCGGCGGCGTGCTGTCCGGCAAGAAGATGGCCGGCTGGTGGCGCGGGATGATCATGGGCATCACGGTCTTCGCGGCGGTCGCCACGCCCAGCACGGACCCGATCTCCATGCTGGCGCTCGCGGGCCCCATCTGGATCCTGTACTTCGCTGCGACGGCCATCGCCCTTGCCAACGACAAGCGTCGGGCGCGCCGTGAGGCGGAAGGCCCGGCGGACGACGAGGCCTCCGACCTCGACCTCACCCCCGAGGACATCGGGGAGATCGAGACGGTCTCCGCGAGCCGGGCGCTGCCCGAGCAGGCGAGCACGGACCGGGTCAACGGTTATGACGACGTGACCTGA
- a CDS encoding helix-turn-helix transcriptional regulator — protein sequence MFARPAGLVAQPAKIAARVGVTNVNLLVLKNSRAKAIRFSTLTHICEVAGCHAGDSSAFEPIRATAPNVTRNKFSNTGPSCVTRSCRAVCLSSVERS from the coding sequence ATCTTCGCCCGCCCTGCTGGGTTGGTGGCGCAGCCGGCGAAGATCGCCGCCCGGGTAGGCGTCACAAACGTCAATCTATTGGTACTGAAGAACAGCCGCGCCAAGGCCATTCGGTTCAGCACCCTCACCCACATCTGCGAGGTGGCGGGATGCCACGCCGGAGATTCATCAGCGTTCGAACCGATAAGAGCGACAGCACCGAACGTCACCCGGAATAAATTCTCAAATACTGGGCCATCATGTGTGACCCGGTCTTGTCGAGCAGTTTGCTTGTCGAGCGTGGAGCGGTCTTGA